The genomic window GGATGGCGCGGATCCCCAGAGTGGGCTGGTAGCCGATGGCTTTCTGAAGCTTCGAGATGTCAGGTACCCGCCGGGGCATGTCCTCGAATCCCTCCTCGTAAGCTTCGTCGTAGGGAATCTTGACGATTTCGGAGGAGCTATTCGCCACCTCCTTCACCAGCCGGGCGAGGTCCAGGATGCTGATTTCCTTGCCGTTACCGATGTTGTAGACCTGGCCGACGGTGGCGTCGGAGTCCATCAGCCGGACGATGGCCCCGACGACGTCGGAAACATAGGTGAAGCTGCGGGACTGCGAGCCGTCTCCGAATACGGTGATTGGCTCCCCCGACAGCGCCTGGCGGACGAAGCTGGGGATGACCATGCCGTAGCGTCCCGTCTGGCGGGGTCCCACGGTGTTGAACAGGCGGGCGATCACCACCGGCAGGCGCTTCTCCTTCCAGTAGGCGATGGCAAGGAACTCGTCGATCGCCTTCGAGCAGGCGTAGCTCCACCGTCCCTTGGTGGTGGGGCCCAGGACCAGGTCGTCGTCCTCGCGGAACGGCACCCGGGCGCTTTTCCCATAGACCTCCGAGGTGGAGGCGATGAAGACCTTCTTCTTTTTCTTGGCGGCCAGCGTCAGGACGTTCTCGGTCCCCTTGATGTTCGTCTCGATCGTGTTGACCGGGCTCTCCACGATCAGGCGGACGCCGACCGCGGCCGCCAGATGGATCACCACGTCGCAACGATCGATGCACTCGGCCAGCATCGGCACATTCATCACGGTGTCGACCAGGTAGTGGAACCCTTTGGTGCCACGCAGGTGCTCCACGTTCTGAATGCCGCCCGTGGACAGATCGTCCATGACCCACACTTCGTCCCCGCGCTGCAGGTAGGCTTCCGTCAGGTGGGAGCCGACGAAACCGGCGCCTCCCGTGATCAGGATCCGCATGACCTCCCTCTCCTATTCATGGGTTTTTCCGTTCTCGCTGGCGAGCCGGGTGCTGGGCGCCTTCTCCCAGACTACGCCCCGCTCGCCTCGCGCATAATCCAGCATTGCTTTCACCGAGGCCGCATTCACCGCGCAGAAATAGTAAGGCACGAAGCAGATCCTCGGAATCCTCCGGCCGAGCGATTCCAGCAGCGCTCCGGTCCCCGCCAGGACGTAGAAAACCGCCTGCGCCAGCCAGGCGGCGCGCAACAGGCGGGAGTCGGCTGCCGAGGCAACGAACATACCTCCCAGCGCCAGCGGCACCAGCCAGCGCGCCACTTTGTGGGAAAGAATCTGGAACACCGCCCCGCCGGGCAGGGGCCCGCCGCCGGCCGCCGGGTGGCGGTACGTGGCGATCTGCTTGGTGATGATGCGGGCCTTGCGACCGAACTCCTCGCGCACGCTTGCAGCGGCCCTTTCCCAGCAGCGGGCGCGCCGCTCGAACACCACCCGGAACCCCGAGCGCAGGGCGAGCAGCGGATAGGCGACGTCGGCCTCGGCTTCCCGCGGGAGCGGGTGGCAGAGCCGCCGCCGCATGGCGTAAATCGCTCCGTTCCCCACGATGGTGGATCCCAGCCGGCTCTCCAGCTCCTTCAGGAGGTTTTCGTAGCGCCAGTAGAGCCCTTCCCCCAGCGAGGCGTTGAGCGATCCTTCGCGCCGGTATTCCAGGATTCCCATGACACATCCGACGCCGGGATCGGTGAAGGGCGCGACCAGACGCTGCAGCGCGTCGGGATGGAAGAAGGCGTTGGCGTCGGTGAAGACGAAGAGATCCCCGGACAGCTCCCCCAGCACGGCGTTGAGGCAGGCGGTCTTTCCCTCGCGGTCCTGGCGGAACACCAGCTTCACCCGATCGCTGGCGGCCCGGCGCGCGACCGCCTCGGTGGCATCGTTGGAGCCGTCCGAGACCACCACAATCTCCAGCTTCGCCGCGGGATACTCGAGATCCAGGCTGTTGCGGATTTTATGCGCGATGACCGCCTCTTCGTTGTACGCGGGAATAATCAAGGAGACCGGCGGATGGGAGATCGCGCTTTCGCGGTGCTCGTCGGAGCTCGGCGTCCCCTCACCTCGCAGGCGCAGCCAGATCCACAGGAGCGCCGGGTAGCCGAAATAGGCGTAAATCGCCATGACGGCGCATCCCCAGAATATCCAGGCTGCAGGGCTCATCGCTCCACTGGCTCCCAGACCCCCGCTGAGCCGCCGGCGCCCGCGAGGGCGCGCGCCACTCCCCAGCTGGCGGCAAGGTTCACGAGGACAAAGTAATAGGGCAGAAAGAACAGCCGGAACTGCCTGCCGGCCAGGTCCATCAGGTAGCCGGTCAGGGCGAGGGCGTAAAAGGCCCCTTGCGCCACCAGGACCCAGGCGAAGAAAGGATTCTCGTCCGCCAGGACGGCGCTGGAAAGAAGGAGCAGGCCCGCCAGGGGCATGACGAACCACCGCAACAGCCGGTGTGAGAGGAGCTGGAGCGCCACGAGCGGGTCACGGACAGGGTTGAGGAGGTGCCGCATCGACCGCAGCGCCGCGAAGTTTCGGCGGATGATCCGGACCTTGGTGGCCCATTCGGCACGCGCGCTGGTCGCCATCCTCTCCTGAATCCGGGTGCCGGCGTCGTAGAGCACCCGGTGCCGCTGGTCCAGGACGTTGAGAGGGCTCATGAAGTCGTCCGGGAGATTGTCCGGAACGGCCCGGTAGAGATGGCGGCGCATGGCGTAAACCGCGCCGCTCACCACCATGGCGGATCCGATGAGGCTCTCGGCCGTGCGCAGGAAGACCTCGTAGCGCCAGTAGAGCCCCTCGCCGCGCGACACCGAAGTGGTTCCCGGATTCACGTAATGGATCCGGCCGCCCACCAGTCCGACCTCGGGGTCGGCGAAATGGCGTACGAGCCGCTGGAGCGTGTCGGGGTGGTAGAGACTGCCGGCGTCGGAGAAGAGGACGATGTCCCCGGTGAGCGTCGCAACGATCTCGCGGAAGTTCGCGGCTTTCCCCCGGCGCTGCGGAGCCCTCCTCAGCACCACGCCGCGAGTCGCGAACTCGCGGACGACGGCATCGGTGCCGTCGGTCGAAGCGTCGGAGGCGACGGTGATGCGGAGATAGCCCGCGGGATAATCCAGCGCCAGGCTGTTCTCGATCTTCTGCCGGATCACCGCCTCCTCGTTGTAGGCCCCGATGAGGAAGTCCACGCGGGGAAGCTCCTGGCCCGTCCCCGCCTGCAACGGCCGCGGCGCGAGGCGGCCCAGCAGCAGAAGCAGAAGCGGGTAGCCGAAATGGACATAAACCAGCAGGGTCAGCGAGGCCCAGAAAACGCCGGCGGCGATGAGATGCAGCGGAGTGGCATCGATCACGCGGTTCCACCTTCGGCTCCGCCCGAGGCGAGCGCCTGCGACCGGGCGGCACCCTGGGCGCCTCGCCGGCACACGTAGCTCACGGCCATGATCATGGCGAAGTTGGTGTAGACGATGTTCCCCGAGGTGATGTAGATCATGAGCGCCACCAGCGTGATCGTCTCGCAAGCCCTCATGGTCGCGATGTCCAGCGGGTCCGTGGGACTCGCGCGCCCGGCAGCAACGTAGTTCCTGGCCACCTGGAAGATCCAGAGCATCAGCACGAGAAAGCCCAGGGTTCCGGTTTCCGCCAGGGCCTGGATGTAGATATTGTGAGGAGGAAGGTTCCGGAATCCGCGAGCCCCCGGGTTGAACTCGGGACTGATGTAATAGAACCCGAAGTTGCCAAGACCCACCCCGACGATGGGATGTGCTCTCCACATTTTGAGCCCGGCGCGGTTGAAATAGCCCCGGTCGGTGAGGCCCGTCCTGCCGGTAAATATCAGGGTGTTGCGCACGGCGTCGTTGACGTTTTGGAAGCGTTGGTAGAAGACTTTGGGGAGGAAGGGCACCACGGCCACGATCAGGACCGCCATCAGGATCAAGCGGCGGCGATATCGTCGCTCCCGCAAGGTCATCCAGGCGAGCCCCGCCAGCAGCGACAGCACTGCGGCCCGGGAGATCGAGACTACCAGGCCGCTGGCCACGATGGCGCCGAGGATCAGCGCCACCACCCGCTGGCGTCTGGTCTTGCTGTACATGAAAAGGTAGAGGATGATCACCAGGCTCCATGCGCTGATTTCTCCGAGCTGGTTCTCGTTTTCCTGCAGCCCTTTCGCCCGCGCTTCGTGCGCCCCGGCCATGAACTGGAAGATGGCGACCGCGGAGTTCAGCATGGCCATGCTGACGATCAGCCCGAGCAGCAGGCGGAGCTTGCGGAAACTGTCCAGGATGTTCACCAGGAGCAGGCAGAACAGGGCGTTGAAGGCCTGCTTGCGCACCAGGTAGTAGGTCCCTGGCGTGTCCTGCGTGAACGTGAGGGAGTTGACCGTCAACAGCGCGAACAGCAGGATCGGAGGCACCACGTTGGAGAAAACCAGCCCCTTGCGGGTCATGGCGATGAAAACCAGGATGAGCGTGGCGACACCCACGCCCACCAGCTGGAAGAGGGTGTAATCTCCGATGATGAGGGGGAAATAAAGCGCAGCCACGACCGCGAGGAAGCCGTAGACCGGCTGGCGCAGGGTCACGACGATCATGATCGCGGCGGCGCTCAGGATCGGAATGATGAAGACCGGCTGGCCCAGGTAAAGGACGGCGAGAACCGCCAGCCCCACGCCCATGACACCGACGGCTCCCAGGTACTGGCTGCGATCGCCGTGACGGATTCTGTCGGGAACGGAGGACCAGGAAATCGCCCGCATCAACGTCCTTCCGCCGCGAGGGAGCGGTAGCCGCGGCTCAACTCGCGGGCAGGTCGGGCCACCGGCGCCGCATCGTCCAGGTCGCGGCGGTGCCACAGCTCCAGCATCAGGAACTGCCGTTGGATCGCGATCCTCGAAATCCTCATGCCGCCGCCTCGCCCGAGCGCAGCACCAAGCGGGACAGGGCCCTCAGATCCTCGCGCCTCAGAACCAGCGCATCCCTGAGCTTGGAGCGCGTGAGGCGTACGAAGGCCGCGAGAACGACGATGGTCACCAGCGTGTACGACACGCTGGAAGCGAGCGAAGCCCCCAGGATGCCGTAGCGCGGGATCCAGAGGATATTCAGGATCACGTTGGTGACCAGCCCCAGCACCGCCCCCACCGTCACTGGCAACGCCCGCCCGCGCCCCGTCAGGTCGGAGCCCACGACATTCTGCACCGACATCGACAGAATTCCGGGAAGCAGCCACAGCAGCGCGGGGGCCGCCCCCAGGAACGCGGATCCGAAGAGAATCCGGATGACCAGGTTGCGGGAGATCGCCAGAATGCCGCAGAGGACCAGCATCACGTAGAAGGACCTCCGGCAGACGGCGAGCGTCAGGAGATCCCGGGACGGTCCGCTGGAGCTCGCGGTGCTCGGGAACAGCACGTTGCCGAGCGAAAAGGGAATGATCCACATAATCTCCGCCACGGACACGGCCGCGGCGTACAGGCCCGTCTGGGTCAGATCGAGCCAGCTGCGCACCAGGAACATGTCCAGCCTGTAGTTCAAGTAGAGCAGGATCGAGAAGCTGTAGACCTGGAGGCCGTATTCCAGCATGCTCCTCAGAACGTTCCAGCGGACGGCCGGAAGCGCGCCGCCGCCGAAGCGGCGGATGGCCCACAGCGTCACACCCGCCTCGGCCAGGAACTGCGCCAGGATGACGCCGGTCACGCCCATTTGGAGGGGTAGCAGGAAGAGCATGATGAGCCCGAACATCGCCATGGCGCGAACCAGGTCGAACAGGTTGGTCTCCCAGATGCGCATCTCGCCGCGAAACAGCGCGAGCAGGATGAGCATGCCTATCTGCGTCGGAATGGTGAGCGTCGCCAGGACGAAGGCGGTGCTCGGGACGCCCTGCAGAATGGTGGATTTCAGGAAGTGTCCGGCGATTATCGATCCCACCATCCCGACCGCCCCCAGGAGGACCAGCGCCGTCAGCGCGTTGCGTATCACCGCCTGCCGGTCGAAGGTCTTCTGGCCGAGATGGTAGGTGCAGGCAAAGTTGATCCCGAGGGGCGCCAGCATCGCGAAGAGCTGCGGGATGACGAGCGCCGCCGCCAGCTCCCCCTTGCCTTCGGGAAGCAGGATGCGCGCCGTGAGCGCCGCCTGGAAAAAGCCGATTCCCAGGCAAAGGATGCGCGTTGCGAAGCTCGTCACGCTGTCGCGCAGGAAGCCGGTCCCGATTTCCGAGACACGGCCGGGGACGACCCGCGAAGGACCAGGGGAGGGAGAGGGGGATGAGGGCACGACTATTCCTCCGCACCGGCGGGGCGCCGCGGCCGCTTATCCTGCGCGGCCGGCCGCACCGTTCGCCGGGACCTCACGGAGCGTCTGCCCGCCCGGCTCCGGAGCGCTTCGAAAGCACGTAATCGCCGAGAATGAGATGATCCATCCCGGTCATGAAGAAGGTGGAGATCGCGTCCCTGGGGGTACAGACGATAGGCTGCCCCTTCACGTTGAAGCTGGTGTTGATCACCAGCGGGATTCCCGTGATCTTCTCGAACTCGGCGATCAGCCGGTGGAAGCGGGGGTTGGTCTTCGCGCTCACCGTCTGGATCCGGGCCGTACCATCCACGTGAGTGATGCTCGCAATGCGGTCCCGCTTCTCGGGCTGCACGTCGAAGGTGAGCGTCATGAAGGGGGAGACGACCCCGTCGCAGAAGTACTCCTTCACCTTCTCCTCCAGCACCGCGGGGGCAAAGGGACGGAAATCCTCGCGGAACTTGATGGTGGCGTTGATGCGGTCCTTCATGGCCGGATCGCGGGGGTCGGCCAGAATCGACCGGTTGCCCAGAGCCCTGGGTCCGAATTCCATGGCCCCCTGGAACCAGGCCACGATGGCGCCTTCGGCGAGGCGCTCCGCCGCGAAGCGGCAGACATCCGGCTCGTGGCGGTACGGAACCTTGTAGCTCTCGAGGGCCTTGCGGATCTCCTCGTCGGAATACGAGGGCCCCGTGTAGACGTGCTCCATCACCTCGGGACGGATTCCCTTCTCGGCCATCACTTCCAGCGCCGAGCCGATGGCGGTTCCGGCGTCGCTGGCGGCGGGCTGGATGTAAAGGGAGTCGATGAAAGGCAGCGCCAGCAGGCGCTGGTTCATCACGCAATTCAGCCCCACTCCCCCCGCCACGCA from Candidatus Polarisedimenticolia bacterium includes these protein-coding regions:
- a CDS encoding glycosyltransferase family 2 protein; the protein is MIDATPLHLIAAGVFWASLTLLVYVHFGYPLLLLLLGRLAPRPLQAGTGQELPRVDFLIGAYNEEAVIRQKIENSLALDYPAGYLRITVASDASTDGTDAVVREFATRGVVLRRAPQRRGKAANFREIVATLTGDIVLFSDAGSLYHPDTLQRLVRHFADPEVGLVGGRIHYVNPGTTSVSRGEGLYWRYEVFLRTAESLIGSAMVVSGAVYAMRRHLYRAVPDNLPDDFMSPLNVLDQRHRVLYDAGTRIQERMATSARAEWATKVRIIRRNFAALRSMRHLLNPVRDPLVALQLLSHRLLRWFVMPLAGLLLLSSAVLADENPFFAWVLVAQGAFYALALTGYLMDLAGRQFRLFFLPYYFVLVNLAASWGVARALAGAGGSAGVWEPVER
- a CDS encoding glycosyltransferase family 2 protein; translated protein: MSPAAWIFWGCAVMAIYAYFGYPALLWIWLRLRGEGTPSSDEHRESAISHPPVSLIIPAYNEEAVIAHKIRNSLDLEYPAAKLEIVVVSDGSNDATEAVARRAASDRVKLVFRQDREGKTACLNAVLGELSGDLFVFTDANAFFHPDALQRLVAPFTDPGVGCVMGILEYRREGSLNASLGEGLYWRYENLLKELESRLGSTIVGNGAIYAMRRRLCHPLPREAEADVAYPLLALRSGFRVVFERRARCWERAAASVREEFGRKARIITKQIATYRHPAAGGGPLPGGAVFQILSHKVARWLVPLALGGMFVASAADSRLLRAAWLAQAVFYVLAGTGALLESLGRRIPRICFVPYYFCAVNAASVKAMLDYARGERGVVWEKAPSTRLASENGKTHE
- a CDS encoding polysaccharide biosynthesis C-terminal domain-containing protein — translated: MPSSPSPSPGPSRVVPGRVSEIGTGFLRDSVTSFATRILCLGIGFFQAALTARILLPEGKGELAAALVIPQLFAMLAPLGINFACTYHLGQKTFDRQAVIRNALTALVLLGAVGMVGSIIAGHFLKSTILQGVPSTAFVLATLTIPTQIGMLILLALFRGEMRIWETNLFDLVRAMAMFGLIMLFLLPLQMGVTGVILAQFLAEAGVTLWAIRRFGGGALPAVRWNVLRSMLEYGLQVYSFSILLYLNYRLDMFLVRSWLDLTQTGLYAAAVSVAEIMWIIPFSLGNVLFPSTASSSGPSRDLLTLAVCRRSFYVMLVLCGILAISRNLVIRILFGSAFLGAAPALLWLLPGILSMSVQNVVGSDLTGRGRALPVTVGAVLGLVTNVILNILWIPRYGILGASLASSVSYTLVTIVVLAAFVRLTRSKLRDALVLRREDLRALSRLVLRSGEAAA
- a CDS encoding O-antigen ligase family protein, with amino-acid sequence MRAISWSSVPDRIRHGDRSQYLGAVGVMGVGLAVLAVLYLGQPVFIIPILSAAAIMIVVTLRQPVYGFLAVVAALYFPLIIGDYTLFQLVGVGVATLILVFIAMTRKGLVFSNVVPPILLFALLTVNSLTFTQDTPGTYYLVRKQAFNALFCLLLVNILDSFRKLRLLLGLIVSMAMLNSAVAIFQFMAGAHEARAKGLQENENQLGEISAWSLVIILYLFMYSKTRRQRVVALILGAIVASGLVVSISRAAVLSLLAGLAWMTLRERRYRRRLILMAVLIVAVVPFLPKVFYQRFQNVNDAVRNTLIFTGRTGLTDRGYFNRAGLKMWRAHPIVGVGLGNFGFYYISPEFNPGARGFRNLPPHNIYIQALAETGTLGFLVLMLWIFQVARNYVAAGRASPTDPLDIATMRACETITLVALMIYITSGNIVYTNFAMIMAVSYVCRRGAQGAARSQALASGGAEGGTA
- a CDS encoding GDP-mannose 4,6-dehydratase, with the translated sequence MRILITGGAGFVGSHLTEAYLQRGDEVWVMDDLSTGGIQNVEHLRGTKGFHYLVDTVMNVPMLAECIDRCDVVIHLAAAVGVRLIVESPVNTIETNIKGTENVLTLAAKKKKKVFIASTSEVYGKSARVPFREDDDLVLGPTTKGRWSYACSKAIDEFLAIAYWKEKRLPVVIARLFNTVGPRQTGRYGMVIPSFVRQALSGEPITVFGDGSQSRSFTYVSDVVGAIVRLMDSDATVGQVYNIGNGKEISILDLARLVKEVANSSSEIVKIPYDEAYEEGFEDMPRRVPDISKLQKAIGYQPTLGIRAILEKVIEYERK